A genome region from Macaca nemestrina isolate mMacNem1 chromosome 15, mMacNem.hap1, whole genome shotgun sequence includes the following:
- the LOC105464203 gene encoding ral-GDS-related protein-like isoform X3, producing MSNLLANLPGAAILSAQVHSAVLQGLWKENVCRTLGHRRVCTVLLHGQVCPFQVTTDGLAVGTITCVFFTWPLEKTSLCYQPSQRSSFQIKLAFRNFTRPGLGMEDHQELVLGQLLPPEPNKAKPDDPAPHPGPQALTMPALEPALLLLAELGPALEPESRAALDAPEYLHSPPAPARGSAPVTVLEPQSAPESPCSSPVKNQPTEELPDVTTFPPRLLAEQLTLMDAELFKKVELYECLGSIWGRRTKKGNEHVAPTVRATIAHFNRLANCVTTSCLGNHGMRAQDRVTVVEHWIKVARECLSLNNFSAVHAIVSALRSNPIHRLHKTWAGVSSKSTKYLKQLCKTDTAMKRDLLIKAGSFKVATQERNHQRAQMRLRRQKKGVVPFLGDFLTVLQRLDSAIPDDLDGNINKRRKEVRVLQEMQLLQVAAMNYRLRPLEKFVTYFKRMEQLSDKESYKLSCQLEPKSQ from the exons ATGAGCAACCTGCTCGCAAATCTCCCTGGAGCTGCCATCTTGAGTGCCCAGGTGCACAGTGCTGTGCTCCAGGGCCTTTGGAAAGAGAATGTCTGTAGGACGCTGGGGCACAGAAGGGTCTGTACAGTCCTGCTGCATGGCCAGGTCTGCCCCTTCCAGGTCACCACTGATGGCTTGGCGGTAGG AACCATCACCTGCGTTTTCTTCACCTGGCCCCTTGAAAAAACTTCATTGTGCTATCAGCCCTCGCAACGGTCATCTTTCCAGATAAAGCTGGCCTTCAGGAACTTCACCAGGCCTGGACTGGGCATGGAGGACCACCAGGAACTTGTCCTAGGCCAGTTGCTGCCTCCGGAGCCCAACAAGGCCAAGCCAGATG ATCCTGCTCCACATCCTGGGCCACAGGCATTAACAATGCCGGCCCTGGAGCCAGCACTACTACTGCTGGCGGAACTGGGGCCTGCTCTGGAGCCAGAGTCACGTGCGGCCCTGGATGCACCAGAATATCTACATTCACCACCAGCACCAGCCAGAGGGTCTGCTCCCGTGACAGTGCTAGAGCCACAGTCAGCCCCAGAGTCCCCCTGTTCCTCTCCTGTAAAGAACCAACCCACTGAGGAGCTGCCTGATGTCACGACCTTCCCTCCCAGGCTGCTGGCAGAGCAGCTGACCCTTATGGATGCG GAGCTGTTCAAGAAGGTGGAGCTCTACGAATGTTTGGGCTCCATCTGGGGCCGACGAACTAAGAAGGGGAATGAGCACGTGGCACCCACAGTTCGTGCTACCATCGCACACTTCAACAGGCTCGCCAACTGCGTCACCACCTCCTGCCTCGGGAACCATGGCATGAGGGCCCAGGACAGGGTCACGGTGGTGGAACACTGGATCAAAGTGGCCAGA GAGTGCCTAAGCCTCAACAACTTCTCCGCGGTGCACGCCATTGTCTCTGCTCTGCGCAGCAACCCAATACATCGGCTACACAAGACGTGGGCAGGAGTGTCCAG CAAAAGCACAAAGTATCTAAAACAACTCTGCAAAACAGACACTGCAATGAAGCGGGACCTGCTGATCAAG GCGGGGAGCTTTAAGGTGGCCACCCAGGAAAGGAACCACCAGAGAGCCCAGATGAGGCTACGGAGGCAGAAGAAG GGTGTAGTCCCCTTCCTGGGGGATTTTCTGACTGTGTTACAGAGGTTGGATTCGGCCATCCCAGACGATCTGGAT GGCAACATCAACAAGAGGAGGAAG GAGGTCCGAGTTCTGCAGGAAATGCAGCTGCTCCAAGTGGCTGCCATGAACTACAGGCTTCGGCCTCTTGAGAAATTTGTCACCTATTTCAAAAGAATGGAGCAGCTCAGTGACAAGGAGAG CTACAAGCTTTCCTGCCAGCTGGAGCCCAAATCCCAGTAG
- the LOC105464203 gene encoding ral-GDS-related protein-like isoform X1: MFSCCVPTCCRPPRRRRGQNESLSREYRHWFNPHPRRLWPFARRHPQSSTQQIKQELLDGFHFSIFFRKGQGPTATNHGQCWSGYENEICRMPTFQPRTGEKLLDSLVPALLTKPISSYATCLGPSWDFITVPHFLELLVRRTITCVFFTWPLEKTSLCYQPSQRSSFQIKLAFRNFTRPGLGMEDHQELVLGQLLPPEPNKAKPDDPAPHPGPQALTMPALEPALLLLAELGPALEPESRAALDAPEYLHSPPAPARGSAPVTVLEPQSAPESPCSSPVKNQPTEELPDVTTFPPRLLAEQLTLMDAELFKKVELYECLGSIWGRRTKKGNEHVAPTVRATIAHFNRLANCVTTSCLGNHGMRAQDRVTVVEHWIKVARECLSLNNFSAVHAIVSALRSNPIHRLHKTWAGVSSKSTKYLKQLCKTDTAMKRDLLIKAGSFKVATQERNHQRAQMRLRRQKKGVVPFLGDFLTVLQRLDSAIPDDLDGNINKRRKEVRVLQEMQLLQVAAMNYRLRPLEKFVTYFKRMEQLSDKESYKLSCQLEPKSQ, translated from the exons ATGTTCTCCTGCTGTGTCCCGACGTGCTGCCGACCTCCTCGTCGCAGAAGAGGCCAAAATGAGAGTCTTTCTCGAGAATATAGACATTGGTTCAACCCTCACCCTCGACGCCTCTGGCCCTTTGCCAGAAGGCACCCTCAG AGCTCCACACAGCAGATCAAGCAGGAGCTGTTGGATGGATTCCATTTCTCCATCTTCTTCAGAAAAGGACAGGGGCCCACCGCCACCAACCATGGCCAGTGCTGGTCTGGG TATGAAAATGAGATCTGCAGGATGCCAACTTTCCAGCCCCGCACAGGGGAGAAGCTGTTGGACTCCCTGGTTCCAGCCTTGCTAACTAAACCCATCTCCTCCTATGCCACCTGCCTGGGCCCCTCCTGGGACTTTATCACCGTGCCACACTTTTTGGAACTACTGGTTAGAAG AACCATCACCTGCGTTTTCTTCACCTGGCCCCTTGAAAAAACTTCATTGTGCTATCAGCCCTCGCAACGGTCATCTTTCCAGATAAAGCTGGCCTTCAGGAACTTCACCAGGCCTGGACTGGGCATGGAGGACCACCAGGAACTTGTCCTAGGCCAGTTGCTGCCTCCGGAGCCCAACAAGGCCAAGCCAGATG ATCCTGCTCCACATCCTGGGCCACAGGCATTAACAATGCCGGCCCTGGAGCCAGCACTACTACTGCTGGCGGAACTGGGGCCTGCTCTGGAGCCAGAGTCACGTGCGGCCCTGGATGCACCAGAATATCTACATTCACCACCAGCACCAGCCAGAGGGTCTGCTCCCGTGACAGTGCTAGAGCCACAGTCAGCCCCAGAGTCCCCCTGTTCCTCTCCTGTAAAGAACCAACCCACTGAGGAGCTGCCTGATGTCACGACCTTCCCTCCCAGGCTGCTGGCAGAGCAGCTGACCCTTATGGATGCG GAGCTGTTCAAGAAGGTGGAGCTCTACGAATGTTTGGGCTCCATCTGGGGCCGACGAACTAAGAAGGGGAATGAGCACGTGGCACCCACAGTTCGTGCTACCATCGCACACTTCAACAGGCTCGCCAACTGCGTCACCACCTCCTGCCTCGGGAACCATGGCATGAGGGCCCAGGACAGGGTCACGGTGGTGGAACACTGGATCAAAGTGGCCAGA GAGTGCCTAAGCCTCAACAACTTCTCCGCGGTGCACGCCATTGTCTCTGCTCTGCGCAGCAACCCAATACATCGGCTACACAAGACGTGGGCAGGAGTGTCCAG CAAAAGCACAAAGTATCTAAAACAACTCTGCAAAACAGACACTGCAATGAAGCGGGACCTGCTGATCAAG GCGGGGAGCTTTAAGGTGGCCACCCAGGAAAGGAACCACCAGAGAGCCCAGATGAGGCTACGGAGGCAGAAGAAG GGTGTAGTCCCCTTCCTGGGGGATTTTCTGACTGTGTTACAGAGGTTGGATTCGGCCATCCCAGACGATCTGGAT GGCAACATCAACAAGAGGAGGAAG GAGGTCCGAGTTCTGCAGGAAATGCAGCTGCTCCAAGTGGCTGCCATGAACTACAGGCTTCGGCCTCTTGAGAAATTTGTCACCTATTTCAAAAGAATGGAGCAGCTCAGTGACAAGGAGAG CTACAAGCTTTCCTGCCAGCTGGAGCCCAAATCCCAGTAG
- the LOC105464203 gene encoding ral-GDS-related protein-like isoform X2 → MRLRRQKKGVVPFLGDFLTVLQRLDSAIPDDLDGNINKRRKEVRVLQEMQLLQVAAMNYRLRPLEKFVTYFKRMEQLSDKESYKLSCQLEPKSQ, encoded by the exons ATGAGGCTACGGAGGCAGAAGAAG GGTGTAGTCCCCTTCCTGGGGGATTTTCTGACTGTGTTACAGAGGTTGGATTCGGCCATCCCAGACGATCTGGAT GGCAACATCAACAAGAGGAGGAAG GAGGTCCGAGTTCTGCAGGAAATGCAGCTGCTCCAAGTGGCTGCCATGAACTACAGGCTTCGGCCTCTTGAGAAATTTGTCACCTATTTCAAAAGAATGGAGCAGCTCAGTGACAAGGAGAG CTACAAGCTTTCCTGCCAGCTGGAGCCCAAATCCCAGTAG